Proteins co-encoded in one Marinobacter qingdaonensis genomic window:
- a CDS encoding accessory factor UbiK family protein, which yields MKGPQDIFAQLQGQFGQFVPDMARAAREDFETQARATVMAVLAKLELVTREEFDGQQAVLLKTREKVEALEQRVAELEQKLQQK from the coding sequence GTGAAAGGTCCGCAGGATATTTTTGCCCAGTTGCAGGGCCAGTTTGGCCAGTTTGTCCCGGATATGGCCCGTGCGGCCCGCGAGGATTTTGAGACCCAGGCCCGGGCCACGGTCATGGCCGTGCTGGCCAAGCTGGAGCTGGTCACCCGGGAGGAATTCGATGGCCAGCAGGCGGTGCTGCTGAAAACCCGGGAGAAGGTCGAGGCACTGGAACAGCGGGTGGCCGAGCTGGAGCAGAAGCTGCAGCAGAAATAA